The following are encoded together in the Populus trichocarpa isolate Nisqually-1 chromosome 5, P.trichocarpa_v4.1, whole genome shotgun sequence genome:
- the LOC7485642 gene encoding pentatricopeptide repeat-containing protein At2g01860, whose translation MSKAMDWKLTSISLHPILPTASNVLKSSSMILMAHSSTRICYRKIPKNIRYPRRSKLPPDFGVNLFLKKPQTDSVQDHSDDLTEEEEEEEIEVNNGEIVWESEEIEAISSLFRGRIPQKPGKLGRERPLPLPVPYKLRPLGLPAPKKHVNKQVSLSRASISSQIYKNPSFLIGLAKEIKRLSPDQDVSVVLDNCSRYLHKGSLSLTIRELGHLGLPERALQTFCWVQKQPRLFPDDRVLASTVEVLARNHDLKVPFNLEKFTNLASRRVIEAMVKGLIRGGSLKLAWKLISVAKDGKRMLDPSVYAKIILELGKNPDKHVLAEALLDELAEREDLNLSQQDCTAVMKVCIKLGKFEAVESLFNWFRQSGHEPSVVMYTTLIHSRYSESKYREALAVVWEMEGSDCLFDLTAYRVVIKLFVALNDLPRAVRYFSKLKEAGLSPTYDIYRNLITLYMVSGRLAKCKEVWKEAEMAGFKFSKEMAAGLLQLKRETRGSPALHLKAHEGQEKPLE comes from the exons ATGTCCAAGGCAATGGACTGGAAGTTGACATCTATCAGTTTACACCCTATACTGCCAACGGCAAGTAATGTCTTAAAGAGCAGCAGCATGATTTTGATGGCACATTCCAGTACAAGAATCTGCTACAGAAAGATACCTAAAAACATTCGTTATCCGCGACGCTCCAAGCTTCCTCCTGATTTTGGGGTGAATTTGTTCTTGAAGAAGCCTCAAACAGATTCAGTTCAAGATCACAGTGATGACTTGActgaagaggaggaggaggaggaaattGAAGTAAATAATGGCGAGATAGTTTGGGAATCAGAAGAGATTGAAGCAATATCATCTCTTTTTCGGGGGAGAATCCCTCAAAAACCTGGGAAACTAGGTAGAGAAAGACCTCTCCCTCTTCCTGTTCCTTACAAGTTAAGACCTTTAGGACTTCCTGCACcgaaaaaacatgttaataaacAGGTTTCCTTGAGTCGGGCATCTATATCCAGTCAAATTTATAAGAACCCAAGTTTTCTTATCGGTCTAGCCAAGGAGATTAAACGCCTTAGCCCAGATCAAGATGTGTCTGTAGTTCTTGATAATTGCTCTCGTTACCTGCACAAGGGGTCATTATCCTTAACAATTCGAGAGTTGGGTCATCTGGGTCTTCCTGAGAGAGCTCTGCAGACATTCTGTTGGGTTCAGAAGCAGCCTCGGCTTTTCCCTGATGATCGTGTTTTGGCTTCCACAGTTGAAGTTTTGGCAAGGAATCATGACTTGAAAGTGCCATTCAACTTGGAGAAGTTTACTAATTTGGCCAGCAGGCGAGTGATTGAAGCAATGGTTAAAGGGTTGATTAGAGGTGGTAGCTTAAAGCTTGCCTGGAAGCTTATTTCAGTTGCCAAGGATGGTAAAAGAATGTTAGACCCTAGTGTGTATGCAAAGATTATACTGGAGCTGGGGAAGAACCCCGATAAACATGTGCTTGCAGAAGCCTTATTGGATGAACTTGCGGAAAGAGAAGATTTGAATTTAAGCCAGCAGGATTGTACTGCTGTAATGAAAGTTTGCATTAAGCTTGGGAAATTTGAAGCTGTGGAAAGCCTGTTTAACTGGTTTAGACAATCTGGGCATGAGCCAAGCGTAGTTATGTACACTACTCTTATTCACAGTCGTTACTCAGAGAGTAAATATAGGGAGGCGTTGGCTGTAGTTTGGGAAATGGAGGGTTCAGATTGTCTCTTTGATCTCACGGCTTATCGTGTGGTTATAAAGCTTTTTGTTGCCTTGAATGATCTGCCGAGGGCTGTAAGATATTTTTCGAAACTCAAGGAAGCAGGCCTCTCTCCGACATATGACATATACAGGAACTTGATTACACTTTATATGGTTTCTGGGCGGCTGGCAAAGTGCAAGGAGGTGTGGAAGGAGGCAGAAATGGCAGGATTCAAGTTTAGCAAGGAAATGGCAGCAGGGTTGTTGCAACTCAAAAGAGAAACGAG GGGGAGTCCAGCTTTGCATTTGAAAGCACATGAAGGCCAGGAGAAACCTCTTGAATGA